In Macadamia integrifolia cultivar HAES 741 chromosome 12, SCU_Mint_v3, whole genome shotgun sequence, the following are encoded in one genomic region:
- the LOC122057935 gene encoding probable transcriptional regulator RABBIT EARS produces MEEARYWMWAKRKQCVMSSYGDSWEEQAFAEDSAAGSLGGCIWPPRSYSCSFCGREFRSAQALGGHMNVHRRDRARLKQSSSSPQTEILHHQISIPPSPNTNTNTNTAVIVASSLSPARVSEQSKAEGIYSEQTFLPPSFSSSSTPVIHHQHQQQRKGSFYSLPPSWSDSLAVRVFSTVSDSEKIEGDKNSRDDGGDKEEEEAAFISKRRKNNDKSSLPFFLNSISIGKHHLQSEVLGVYAAPMEDLDLELRLGDGPKVLIFSTVNSYRSGASPRLQLRL; encoded by the exons ATGGAGGAAGCGCGATATTGGATGTGGGCCAAGAGGAAACAGTGTGTGATGAGCTCCTATGGTGATTCCTGGGAAGAACAAGCCTTTGCAGAAGACTCAGCAGCTGGATCTCTCGGAGGGTGTATATGGCCTCCCAGATCTTATTCTTGCAGCTTCTGTGGAAGAGAATTCAGGTCTGCTCAAGCCCTAGGTGGTCACATGAATGTTCACAGAAGGGATAGGGCTAGACTCAAGCAATCTTCCTCATCCCCACAGACTGAAATTCTTCATCATCAGATTAGTATTCCTCCTAGCCCTAACACTAACACCAACACCAATACTGCTGTTATTGTTGCATCATCTCTATCACCTGCTAGGGTTTCAGAACAATCAAAAGCTGAGGGGATTTATAGTGAGCAGACCTTCTTACctccttcattttcttcttcttctactcctgttattcatcatcaacatcaacaacagAGAAAAGGGTCCTTTTACTCTCTCCCTCCATCCTGGTCCGATTCCCTAGCTGTTAGGGTTTTCAGTACTGTCTCTGATTCGGAGAAGATTGAAGGAGACAAGAATTCGAgggatgatggtggtgataaggaggaggaggaggcagCTTTCATtagtaagagaagaaaaaacaatgataaatcatctctccctttcttcctcaatTCAATTTCCATTGGCAAACATCATCTCCAATCGGAGGTGCTTGGAGTTTACGCGGCTCCCATGGAGGATTTAGATCTTGAGCTGAGGCTTGGTGATGGTCCCAAG GTTCTCATTTTTTCTACGGTAAACTCCTATCGGTCAGGTGCAAGCCCAAGATTGCAGCTGAGATTATAA